A window from Salvia miltiorrhiza cultivar Shanhuang (shh) chromosome 2, IMPLAD_Smil_shh, whole genome shotgun sequence encodes these proteins:
- the LOC131011234 gene encoding uncharacterized protein LOC131011234 isoform X1, with protein sequence MAKNKIAFVDGSIARPSSTDLLHSQWVRCNSMVVSWLRNSVILDISSIIMYLDDAYQIWNGLKDRFSLGNLARIYQLKQQLLTQKQGSDAVGAYYTKLCVPWDEFKDFQPARWCICDHCRCYSAKKWSEGLCYAVSYWIACELFTDQSTYTVPEQSGSMINAVGFARGKGGKGKFLCTKCGKTNHTVDKCFEIIGYPPCYDRGKKKPQNSVGFGTVNTGSMNQLSNGGEFHSDSELQT encoded by the exons ATGGCGAAAAATAAAATCGCCTTCGTCGATGGATCAATCGCGCGACCTTCTTCTACTGATCTGTTGCATTCACAATGGGTGCGATGCAACAGCATGGTGGTCTCATGGCTACGAAATTCTGTAATACTGGATATCAGCTCCATTATCATGTATTTGGATGATGCCTATCAGATCTGGAATGGTCTCAAGGATCGTTTCTCTCTAGGTAATCTGGCTAGAATCTATCAACTTAAGCAACAATTGCTCACTCAAAAGCAAGGCTCGGATGCTGTTGGAGCATATTACACCAAATTGTGTGTGCCATGGGATGAATTTAAGGATTTCCAGCCTGCGCGATGGTGTATATGTGATCACTGCAGATGTTATAGTGCAAAGAAATGGAGTGAAGGATTATGCTATGCAGTTTCTTATTGGATTGCATGCGAGTTATTCACAGATCAG TCTACTTACACTGTTCCTGAGCAATCTGGCTCAATGATAAATGCAGTTGGTTTTGCTCGAGGTAAAGGTGGAAAAGGAAAATTTCTCTGTACAAAGTGTGGTAAAACAAATCACACTGTTGACAAGTGTTTTGAGATTATAGGATATCCACCTTGCTACGATCGTGGTAAGAAAAAACCTCAAAACTCCGTTGGTTTTGGTACTGTGAATACTGGATCTATGAATCAACTCAGCAATGGAGGAGAGTTTCATTCTGATTCTGAGTTGCAAACATGA
- the LOC131011235 gene encoding short-chain dehydrogenase/reductase SDRA-like isoform X2: MEKIGKRFQEKVAIVTASTQGIGFGIAERLGLEGAAVVISSRRQTNVDEAVKKLKNQGIEVMGLVCHVSNAQQRKDLIKNTIQKYGKLDVVVCNAAANPSVDGIVETKEAVLDKLWEINVKASILLLQEAAPHLNKGSSIVFVSSIVGFHPLKGLAMYGVTKTALLGLTKALATEMAPDTRVNCIAPGFVPTYFASILTTDEQRRSLEEKTLLNRVGTTQDMAAAAAYLASDDASYVTGETLIVAGGMPSRL; the protein is encoded by the exons ATGGAGAAAATCGGGAAAAGATTCCAAGAAAAAGTGGCCATAGTGACGGCTTCCACACAGGGGATCGGCTTCGGCATAGCTGAGCGGCTCGGCTTAGAAGGTGCCGCCGTCGTCATCTCCTCTCGCCGCCAA ACAAATGTTGATGAAGCAGTGAAAAAGCTTAAAAATCAAGGAATTGAAGTGATGGGTTTGGTGTGCCACGTTTCAAATGCACAGCAGAGGAAAGATCTGATCAAGAACACAATCCAg AAATATGGAAAATTAGATGTAGTTGTGTGCAATGCTGCTGCAAACCCTTCCGTCGATGGCATCGTGGAAACTAAAGAAGCAGTCCTTGACAAATTGTGGGAGATCAATGTTAAAGCCTCGATTCTTCTGCTACAG GAAGCAGCTCCTCACTTGAACAAAGGATCTTCGATTGTTTTCGTGTCTTCTATAGTCGGATTCCATCCGCTCAAAGGCTTAGCGATGTACGGGGTCACCAAAACAGCCCTACTTGGACTCACAAAG GCACTTGCAACTGAGATGGCACCGGATACTCGTGTTAACTGCATTGCTCCTGGTTTCGTTCCAACCTACTTTGCGTCAATTCTTACCACTGATGAGCAG AGAAGAAGCCTGGAGGAGAAGACGCTGCTGAATAGAGTTGGAACTACACAAGATATGGCTGCTGCTGCGGCTTATTTGGCTTCGGACGACGCCTCTTATGTCACCGGAGAAACATTGATAGTGGCTGGGGGAATGCCTTCCAGACTCTAA
- the LOC131011234 gene encoding uncharacterized protein LOC131011234 isoform X2 encodes MAKNKIAFVDGSIARPSSTDLLHSQWVRCNSMVVSWLRNSVILDISSIIMYLDDAYQIWNGLKDRFSLGNLARIYQLKQQLLTQKQGSDAVGAYYTKLCVPWDEFKDFQPARWCICDHCRCYSAKKWSEGLCYAVSYWIACELFTDQSTYTVPEQSGSMINAVGFARGKGGKGKFLCTKCGKTNHTVDKCFEIIGYPPCYDRVAFLFAGSNA; translated from the exons ATGGCGAAAAATAAAATCGCCTTCGTCGATGGATCAATCGCGCGACCTTCTTCTACTGATCTGTTGCATTCACAATGGGTGCGATGCAACAGCATGGTGGTCTCATGGCTACGAAATTCTGTAATACTGGATATCAGCTCCATTATCATGTATTTGGATGATGCCTATCAGATCTGGAATGGTCTCAAGGATCGTTTCTCTCTAGGTAATCTGGCTAGAATCTATCAACTTAAGCAACAATTGCTCACTCAAAAGCAAGGCTCGGATGCTGTTGGAGCATATTACACCAAATTGTGTGTGCCATGGGATGAATTTAAGGATTTCCAGCCTGCGCGATGGTGTATATGTGATCACTGCAGATGTTATAGTGCAAAGAAATGGAGTGAAGGATTATGCTATGCAGTTTCTTATTGGATTGCATGCGAGTTATTCACAGATCAG TCTACTTACACTGTTCCTGAGCAATCTGGCTCAATGATAAATGCAGTTGGTTTTGCTCGAGGTAAAGGTGGAAAAGGAAAATTTCTCTGTACAAAGTGTGGTAAAACAAATCACACTGTTGACAAGTGTTTTGAGATTATAGGATATCCACCTTGCTACGATCGTG TTGCTTTCTTATTTGCAGGCTCAAATGCATAA
- the LOC131011235 gene encoding short-chain dehydrogenase/reductase SDRA-like isoform X1 produces MEKIGKRFQEKVAIVTASTQGIGFGIAERLGLEGAAVVISSRRQTNVDEAVKKLKNQGIEVMGLVCHVSNAQQRKDLIKNTIQKYGKLDVVVCNAAANPSVDGIVETKEAVLDKLWEINVKASILLLQEAAPHLNKGSSIVFVSSIVGFHPLKGLAMYGVTKTALLGLTKALATEMAPDTRVNCIAPGFVPTYFASILTTDEQVRRSLEEKTLLNRVGTTQDMAAAAAYLASDDASYVTGETLIVAGGMPSRL; encoded by the exons ATGGAGAAAATCGGGAAAAGATTCCAAGAAAAAGTGGCCATAGTGACGGCTTCCACACAGGGGATCGGCTTCGGCATAGCTGAGCGGCTCGGCTTAGAAGGTGCCGCCGTCGTCATCTCCTCTCGCCGCCAA ACAAATGTTGATGAAGCAGTGAAAAAGCTTAAAAATCAAGGAATTGAAGTGATGGGTTTGGTGTGCCACGTTTCAAATGCACAGCAGAGGAAAGATCTGATCAAGAACACAATCCAg AAATATGGAAAATTAGATGTAGTTGTGTGCAATGCTGCTGCAAACCCTTCCGTCGATGGCATCGTGGAAACTAAAGAAGCAGTCCTTGACAAATTGTGGGAGATCAATGTTAAAGCCTCGATTCTTCTGCTACAG GAAGCAGCTCCTCACTTGAACAAAGGATCTTCGATTGTTTTCGTGTCTTCTATAGTCGGATTCCATCCGCTCAAAGGCTTAGCGATGTACGGGGTCACCAAAACAGCCCTACTTGGACTCACAAAG GCACTTGCAACTGAGATGGCACCGGATACTCGTGTTAACTGCATTGCTCCTGGTTTCGTTCCAACCTACTTTGCGTCAATTCTTACCACTGATGAGCAGGTG AGAAGAAGCCTGGAGGAGAAGACGCTGCTGAATAGAGTTGGAACTACACAAGATATGGCTGCTGCTGCGGCTTATTTGGCTTCGGACGACGCCTCTTATGTCACCGGAGAAACATTGATAGTGGCTGGGGGAATGCCTTCCAGACTCTAA